The following nucleotide sequence is from Streptomyces leeuwenhoekii.
AGCAGAACTCCGCGCTGATGCGGGGCCTGTCCATGGCGGTGCACATGAACCCGGATCTGCGGCGGGCGTTCAAGGAACTGCTCATCGAGCCGGAGATGGCGGAGTTCCAGCGGGTGCTGCGGCGCGCGATCGAACGGGGCGAGATCCGCGAGGACGCGCCCGCGCTGGAGTACGTCGTGCACATGCTGGTCGGCGCGTTCGTCACCCGTGCGCTCATCGACGACCTGCCACCCACGCAGACGTTCCTGCTGTCGTACATCGACGCCGTGGTCCTCCCCGCCCTCGGCGCCCCCACCTCCTGACCCGTCCCCAAGTCAGCTACCACCTGACGTCACCGCTCACGTCGTCGGGCCGATCACCTCTGCCCTGAAGACCCCATGCCAGACCCCACGACCTGACCGGGAGTACGCCCTCGTGGCCACGTTCCTCTACAAACTCGGCCGACTGGCCTTCCGGCGACGGCACTTCGTCGCCCTGATATGGGTCGCGCTGCTGACCCTCGCGGGCGTCGGCGCGGCCAGTGCCCCGCCCGCCGGCAGCACCTCCTTCTCCATCCCGGGCACCGAGGCGCAGAAGGCCTTCGACCTGCTCGAAGAGCGCTTCCCCGGGGCCAGCGCCGACGGTGCGACGGCCCGTGTCGTCTTCAAGGCGCCCGCCGGCGAGACGATGACGGACGCCGGCAACAAGGCGACCGTGCAGAAGACCGTCCAGGAGCTGTCCGACGGCTCCGAGGTCGCCTCCGCCACCGACCCCTACACCGCGAACGCCGTCAGCAAGGACGGCACGATCGCGTACACGCAGGTCAAGTACGACGTCTCCGGCATGGAGCTGGAGGAGTCCACCAAGGACGCCCTCGAGGACGCCGCGCAGCAGGCGCGGGACGCCGGGCTGACCGTGGAGATCGGCGGTGACGCGCTCAGCACGGTGCCGGAGACCGGCGCGACGGAGATCATCGGCATCGCGGTCGCCGCCGTCGTCCTCGTCATCACCTTCGGCTCGCTGGTCGCCGCCGGGCTGCCGCTGCTGACGGCCCTGATCGGCGTCGGCATCGGCGTCGCCTCGATCACGGCGCTGGCCAGCGCGCTGGACCTGGGCTCCACCACCTCCACGCTGGCGATGATGATCGGCCTGGCGGTCGGCATCGACTACGCCCTGTTCATCGTCTCCCGCTACCGCGCCGAGCTGGCCGAGGGCCGGGAGCGCGAGGAGGCCGCCGGCCGGGCCGTCGGCACCGCGGGCTCGGCCGTCGTCTTCGCCGGCCTGACCGTGGTCATCGCCCTGGTGGGCCTCGCCGTCGTCAACATCCCGATGCTCACCAAGATGGGCGTCGCCGCCGCCGGCACCGTCGCCATAGCGGTCCTGATCGCCCTCACCATGATCCCCGCGCTGCTCGGCTACGCGGGCCGCAAGGTCAAGCCGGCCGGCGAGAAGAGCAAGCTGCTGGGCGGCGGCCGGACCGCCGGCCGGCCCGCCAAGCCGAACCTGGGCACCCGCTGGGCGAACTTCGTCGTACGCCGCCCGGTGGCCGTCCTCCTGCTCGGCGTGGTCGGCCTGGGCGCGGCGGCCGTCCCCGCCGCCTCCCTGGAGCTGGGCCTGCCCGACGAGGGCTCCCAGCCCACCTCCACCACCCAGCGCCGCGCCTACGACCTGCTCTCCGAGGGCTTCGGCCCCGGCTTCAACGGCCCGCTGATGGTCGT
It contains:
- a CDS encoding MMPL family transporter, which translates into the protein MATFLYKLGRLAFRRRHFVALIWVALLTLAGVGAASAPPAGSTSFSIPGTEAQKAFDLLEERFPGASADGATARVVFKAPAGETMTDAGNKATVQKTVQELSDGSEVASATDPYTANAVSKDGTIAYTQVKYDVSGMELEESTKDALEDAAQQARDAGLTVEIGGDALSTVPETGATEIIGIAVAAVVLVITFGSLVAAGLPLLTALIGVGIGVASITALASALDLGSTTSTLAMMIGLAVGIDYALFIVSRYRAELAEGREREEAAGRAVGTAGSAVVFAGLTVVIALVGLAVVNIPMLTKMGVAAAGTVAIAVLIALTMIPALLGYAGRKVKPAGEKSKLLGGGRTAGRPAKPNLGTRWANFVVRRPVAVLLLGVVGLGAAAVPAASLELGLPDEGSQPTSTTQRRAYDLLSEGFGPGFNGPLMVVVDAKASDAPKAAFTDVVDEIKGLDDVAAVTPPAPNKAGDTATITVVPKSKPSSVTTEDLVHSIRDAGAGVEADTGASVLVTGSTAMNIDVSQKLNDALLPYLVLVVGLAFLLLIVVFRSILVPLKAALGFLLSVLAALGAVVAVFQWGWLAGLMGVEETGPVMSMMPIFMVGVVFGLAMDYEVFLVTRMREAYVHGETPSQAVVTGFRHGARVVTAAAVIMMAVFAGFIGSSESMVKMIGFGLAIAVFFDAFIVRMALVPAVLALLGRGAWWLPKWLDRALPNVDVEGEGLRAQADRDADREAVRV
- a CDS encoding TetR/AcrR family transcriptional regulator, yielding MAQVATVRRSRITPERAAELYAAVLDLLREVGYDALTMDAVAARTRSSKATLYRQWGGKPELVVRALRHGKPGSVADIDTGSLRGDLHALATREDDCAMEQNSALMRGLSMAVHMNPDLRRAFKELLIEPEMAEFQRVLRRAIERGEIREDAPALEYVVHMLVGAFVTRALIDDLPPTQTFLLSYIDAVVLPALGAPTS